A window of Corallococcus macrosporus DSM 14697 contains these coding sequences:
- a CDS encoding YeiH family protein: MTAPLAASESTAASSPPGSLWRRRLPGLGLAAALAVVSYGLAMLPGLKVVGPLTVALLIGISLRTALGLAPSLMEGTRYSARTVLRLGIVLMGARLDFGLVAQVGPRVLLLSLAVIVGGILGIGWVARRFGVPEKLGTLLAVGTSICGASAVVAASSVTRAEEEDTTLAVGLCGILGTVGVLFYVFVGPLLGLSSAQLAILSGATLHEVAQVMAAAFTWGTSAGDLGTLVKLTRVVLLAPALVVLGLVSGAGGQVRYSLKEPPIPWFVIGFLAVGVLGTAGVVPAAAKGWLSTASVFLMVMAMAAMGLGTHLSMVRRAGMRVVYAGLVGFAALALAAWGLIQLLSIQ; encoded by the coding sequence ATGACCGCACCTCTCGCTGCTTCCGAATCGACCGCCGCCTCGTCTCCGCCGGGGAGCTTGTGGCGCCGGCGGCTGCCGGGCCTCGGGCTCGCCGCAGCGCTGGCGGTGGTCAGCTACGGGCTGGCCATGCTCCCGGGCCTCAAGGTGGTGGGGCCGCTCACGGTGGCCCTGCTCATTGGCATCTCACTGCGCACGGCCCTGGGGCTGGCCCCAAGCCTGATGGAGGGCACGCGCTACTCGGCGCGCACGGTGCTGCGGTTGGGCATCGTGCTGATGGGGGCGCGACTCGACTTCGGGCTCGTGGCGCAGGTGGGCCCGCGCGTGCTGCTGCTGTCCCTGGCCGTCATCGTCGGCGGCATTCTCGGCATCGGCTGGGTGGCGAGGCGCTTCGGCGTGCCGGAGAAGCTGGGCACGCTGTTGGCCGTGGGGACCTCCATCTGTGGCGCCAGCGCGGTGGTGGCCGCCAGCTCCGTCACGCGCGCGGAGGAGGAGGACACCACGCTGGCGGTGGGGCTGTGCGGAATCCTGGGCACGGTGGGCGTCCTCTTCTACGTCTTCGTGGGGCCGCTGCTGGGGCTGAGCAGCGCGCAGCTCGCCATCCTCTCGGGGGCGACGTTGCATGAGGTGGCGCAGGTCATGGCCGCCGCCTTCACCTGGGGCACCTCGGCGGGCGACCTGGGCACGCTGGTCAAGCTCACCCGCGTGGTGCTGCTGGCCCCCGCGCTCGTGGTGCTGGGGCTGGTCTCCGGCGCGGGCGGGCAGGTGCGCTACTCGCTGAAGGAGCCGCCCATCCCCTGGTTCGTCATCGGCTTCCTCGCGGTGGGCGTGTTGGGCACGGCCGGCGTGGTGCCCGCCGCCGCCAAGGGGTGGCTCTCCACCGCCAGCGTCTTCCTCATGGTGATGGCCATGGCGGCCATGGGGCTGGGCACCCACCTGAGCATGGTGCGCCGCGCGGGCATGCGAGTCGTCTACGCGGGCCTCGTGGGCTTCGCCGCCCTGGCGCTGGCCGCCTGGGGCCTCATCCAGTTGCTGTCCATTCAGTAG
- a CDS encoding DsrE family protein, translated as MNRFLLLLVTALITVPLVSFGAPPSQPAEKKEVPARQGKLVFVATTGLEDIGTLSSSLRHAKSAKASGHLSDVVWLTYGRAVVALDPTVKAVPEEVRKVAHEAKAAGVRMVACGHALQKFDIDPKKLQPQADVVANGVAELSRLVAEGYQVIRY; from the coding sequence ATGAATCGTTTCCTGCTGTTGCTCGTCACCGCGCTCATCACCGTCCCCCTGGTCTCGTTCGGGGCGCCGCCGTCCCAACCCGCCGAGAAGAAGGAGGTGCCCGCCCGCCAGGGCAAGCTCGTCTTCGTGGCGACCACGGGGCTGGAGGACATCGGCACGCTCTCCAGTTCCTTGCGGCACGCGAAATCCGCGAAGGCGTCGGGCCATCTCTCGGACGTGGTGTGGCTCACCTATGGCCGCGCGGTGGTGGCGCTGGACCCGACGGTGAAGGCCGTTCCGGAGGAGGTCCGCAAGGTGGCCCATGAGGCGAAGGCCGCTGGTGTGCGGATGGTGGCCTGCGGCCACGCGCTCCAGAAGTTCGACATCGACCCGAAGAAGCTCCAGCCCCAGGCCGACGTGGTGGCCAACGGCGTGGCGGAGCTTTCGCGGCTGGTGGCCGAGGGCTATCAGGTCATCCGCTATTAG
- a CDS encoding TlpA family protein disulfide reductase: MRRSLCVPLLLALALLGACDRYDRPGTPVPERLRAETLEGVRIDRAALLGRPWVINVWAPGUHACARELPELEALRSEYEARGVGFLALSINPSEARNRQTAAELGVHMTVATAKGEVLGPLRISTVPATVFINREGVVVAAVNGERSRAFYARRLEALLAAP; the protein is encoded by the coding sequence ATGCGCCGTTCCCTCTGCGTCCCGCTCCTGCTCGCGCTCGCCTTGCTGGGCGCGTGTGACCGCTATGACCGCCCCGGCACGCCGGTGCCGGAGCGCCTGCGGGCCGAGACGCTGGAGGGCGTGCGCATCGACCGGGCGGCGCTGCTGGGCCGCCCCTGGGTCATCAACGTATGGGCCCCAGGCTGACACGCCTGCGCTCGGGAGTTGCCCGAGCTCGAAGCCCTGAGGAGTGAGTACGAGGCGCGCGGCGTCGGCTTCCTCGCGCTCTCCATCAACCCCAGCGAAGCGCGCAACCGCCAGACCGCGGCTGAGCTGGGGGTGCACATGACCGTGGCCACGGCGAAGGGCGAGGTGCTGGGCCCGCTGCGCATCTCCACCGTGCCCGCCACCGTCTTCATCAACCGCGAGGGCGTGGTGGTGGCCGCCGTCAACGGCGAGCGCTCAAGGGCGTTCTACGCGCGGCGCCTGGAGGCGCTGCTCGCCGCGCCATAG
- a CDS encoding GNAT family N-acetyltransferase, with product MSRLRSYRDVADLEAMAQLVAQAWAERGPHVECTVGDLTWRLLRNAQVRPQEDIALWECAPGQLAGFAWAYSNGDVDLLVQPLAQADAFARDLLPWVRARHGRTPQPTTVWALESNGSLLAALRSLGWRRTTGGCYLHLALPLQAPAPRPELPVGYRVRQVRGPEEVAARALVHRRGFGTERMTTEVYARLMEAPRYQPALDLVAEAPDGSLAACALGWLDEANAVGEFEPVTCAPEHRRRGLGRALLHEGLERMRGMGARQAFVYAFEGNPASVALYQSAGFTVVDRNIGHTLESP from the coding sequence GTGTCCCGCCTCCGCTCCTATCGCGATGTGGCCGACCTGGAGGCCATGGCCCAGCTCGTGGCGCAGGCCTGGGCGGAGCGCGGCCCCCACGTGGAGTGCACGGTCGGGGACCTGACCTGGCGACTGCTGCGCAACGCCCAGGTGCGGCCACAGGAGGACATCGCCCTGTGGGAGTGCGCGCCAGGACAGCTCGCTGGCTTCGCGTGGGCCTACAGCAACGGCGACGTGGACCTGCTCGTCCAGCCGCTCGCGCAGGCGGACGCCTTCGCGCGGGACCTGCTGCCCTGGGTGCGCGCGCGACATGGGCGCACCCCGCAGCCGACCACCGTGTGGGCGCTGGAGAGCAACGGCTCGCTGCTCGCGGCGTTGCGGAGCCTGGGCTGGCGGCGCACCACGGGCGGGTGCTACCTGCACCTCGCACTGCCGCTCCAAGCGCCGGCTCCGCGGCCCGAACTGCCCGTGGGCTATCGGGTGCGCCAGGTGCGGGGCCCCGAGGAAGTCGCCGCGCGCGCGCTCGTGCACCGGCGCGGCTTCGGCACAGAACGGATGACGACGGAGGTGTACGCACGGCTCATGGAGGCCCCCCGCTACCAGCCCGCGCTGGACCTCGTCGCCGAGGCGCCCGACGGCAGCCTCGCGGCCTGCGCGCTGGGTTGGCTCGACGAGGCCAACGCGGTGGGCGAGTTCGAGCCGGTGACGTGCGCCCCGGAGCACCGGCGGCGCGGGCTCGGGCGCGCGCTCCTCCACGAGGGGCTTGAGCGCATGCGCGGGATGGGGGCCAGGCAGGCCTTCGTCTATGCCTTCGAGGGCAACCCGGCCTCCGTTGCCCTCTACCAGTCCGCCGGATTCACCGTGGTGGACCGCAACATCGGCCACACCCTGGAGTCTCCATGA